The Manihot esculenta cultivar AM560-2 chromosome 11, M.esculenta_v8, whole genome shotgun sequence genome includes a region encoding these proteins:
- the LOC110626953 gene encoding succinate dehydrogenase subunit 6, mitochondrial, with protein sequence MAGDSQSFFRKHWEGYKEFWGERFSFLDNYSRFIKRDKPLPSWSASDVEEFIASDPVHGPTLKTAREAAQFGLTGSIIGAVSTAGVAWKYSRSLHGAGLSFLAGGVFGWTFGQEIANHWMQLYRLDTMAAQVKFMEWWENKCDGRS encoded by the exons ATGGCAGGTGATTCACAGTCATTTTTTAGGAAGCACTGGGAAGGTTACAAGGAGTTTTGGGGTGAAAGATTTTCCTTTCTCGACAATTATTCAAGGTTTATCAAGCGCGATAAGCCTCTTCCTTCTTGGTCTGCTTCTGATGTTGAAGAGTTTATTGCTTCAGATCCTGTTCATGGCCCCACT ctgAAGACTGCTAGGGAAGCAGCGCAGTTTGGTCTTACAGGAAGTATTATCGGAGCAGTATCAACTGCTGGAGTTGCCTGGAAATATTCAAGGAGTTTACATG GTGCTGGGCTGTCCTTTCTTGCTGGAGGTGTTTTTGGTTGGACCTTTGGACAGGAAATTGCAAATCACTGGATGCAACTCTACAGGTTGGACACCATGGCTGCACAAGTTAAGTTCATGGAGTGGTGGGAGAATAAATGTGATGGGCGGTCGTAA